A single region of the Brachypodium distachyon strain Bd21 chromosome 3, Brachypodium_distachyon_v3.0, whole genome shotgun sequence genome encodes:
- the LOC100844990 gene encoding uncharacterized protein LOC100844990 isoform X1, which yields MASPSSMAALLLLLLVVAASAAEAAAGSTVVAGMVFCDQCKDGARGLFDYPLYGARVAIQCGGGETPLTVRECNTNWFGGFSVRMEGSPDMNRCTARLIQGTPHCPGGGSTAAPQQRDLTLAFRMLGLALYTVQPLLSHPDHPMDFCPAAAPPVPDPTAAAAAPSSYAPVAPVSSPPLPFWRRPRPRRLPPIWRRPPTIPQDRPGLPEPETKPKPADAQIPTPPPTTPVGSACTYEYLFLTSFFFCRGINIANIIVSMDDDGICEQQVGRGGAAVPLEGGDAQHDGGHGVRAPRRAEVRRRPHAAGRARRPRRHVPHPAPGGHGGAAQRVLQPARFLVVVVVVPVPDHGQRHRPPQRRTPQRLHAAGAHRGRALPPRQCRWWRAGRADQAALRLDALQYHHHELAASPVLR from the exons ATGGCTTCTCCGAGCTCCATGGCcgcgctgctgcttctgctgctggtggtggctgcgtcagcggcggaggcggcggctggcaGCACGGTGGTTGCCGGCATGGTGTTCTGCGACCAGTGCAAGGACGGCGCCCGCGGCCTCTTCGACTACCCGCTCTACG GCGCCCGGGTGGCGATccagtgcggcggcggcgagaccCCGCTGACGGTGCGGGAGTGCAACACCAACTGGTTCGGCGGCTTCTCCGTGCGCATGGAAGGTTCGCCGGACATGAACCGCTGCACGGCGCGCCTCATCCAGGGCACGCCCCActgccccggcggcggctcgacaGCGGCGCCCCAGCAGCGGGACCTCACGCTCGCCTTCCGCATGCTGGGCCTCGCCCTCTACACCGTCCAGCCGCTGCTCTCCCACCCCGACCACCCCATGGACttctgccccgccgccgctcctcctgtTCCCGatcccaccgccgccgctgccgcaccGTCCTCGTATGCCCCGGTTGCTCCAgtgtcgtcgccgccgcttcccTTCTGGcgccgtcctcgtcctcgtcgccttccCCCCATCTGGCGCCGGCCTCCCACGATCCCGCAGGACCGGCCTGGcctgccggagccggagacgaagCCCAAGCCGGCGGACGCGCAGATCCCCACTCCGCCGCCAACGACCCCCGTCGGCTCCGCCTGCACCTACGAGTACCTCTTTCTTACCTCATTCTTCTTCTGCAGAGGAATCAACATAGCTAACATCATTGTTTCCATGGACGACGATGGAATTTGCGAGCAGCAAGTGGGCCGAGGCGGAGCAGCGGTGCCACTGGAAGGTGGTGACGCCCAACACGACGGTGGCCATGGCGTTCGGGCCCCTCGCCGCGCAGAGGTACGGCGCCGACCTCACGCTGCGGGACGCGCTCGACGGCCGCGGCGACATGTACCGCACCCTGCTCCGGGaggccacggcggcgctgctcaACGCGTACTACAACCCGCCcgtttcctcgtcgtcgtcgtcgtcgttcctGTACCCGACCACGGCCAGCGTCatcgaccacctcaacggcgcACTCCTCAGCGCCTCCACGCAGCGGGTGCTCATCGAGGGCGCGCGCTTCCGCCGCGCCAATGCCGGTGGTGGCGGGCCGGCCGGGCGGACCAAGCTGCCCTGCGACTTGACGCCCTGCAATACCACCACCACGAGCTAGCTGCCAGCCCGGTTCTTAGATGA
- the LOC100844990 gene encoding uncharacterized protein LOC100844990 isoform X2, with translation MASPSSMAALLLLLLVVAASAAEAAAGSTVVAGMVFCDQCKDGARGLFDYPLYGARVAIQCGGGETPLTVRECNTNWFGGFSVRMEGSPDMNRCTARLIQGTPHCPGGGSTAAPQQRDLTLAFRMLGLALYTVQPLLSHPDHPMDFCPAAAPPVPDPTAAAAAPSSYAPVAPVSSPPLPFWRRPRPRRLPPIWRRPPTIPQDRPGLPEPETKPKPADAQIPTPPPTTPVGSACTYDKWAEAEQRCHWKVVTPNTTVAMAFGPLAAQRYGADLTLRDALDGRGDMYRTLLREATAALLNAYYNPPVSSSSSSSFLYPTTASVIDHLNGALLSASTQRVLIEGARFRRANAGGGGPAGRTKLPCDLTPCNTTTTS, from the exons ATGGCTTCTCCGAGCTCCATGGCcgcgctgctgcttctgctgctggtggtggctgcgtcagcggcggaggcggcggctggcaGCACGGTGGTTGCCGGCATGGTGTTCTGCGACCAGTGCAAGGACGGCGCCCGCGGCCTCTTCGACTACCCGCTCTACG GCGCCCGGGTGGCGATccagtgcggcggcggcgagaccCCGCTGACGGTGCGGGAGTGCAACACCAACTGGTTCGGCGGCTTCTCCGTGCGCATGGAAGGTTCGCCGGACATGAACCGCTGCACGGCGCGCCTCATCCAGGGCACGCCCCActgccccggcggcggctcgacaGCGGCGCCCCAGCAGCGGGACCTCACGCTCGCCTTCCGCATGCTGGGCCTCGCCCTCTACACCGTCCAGCCGCTGCTCTCCCACCCCGACCACCCCATGGACttctgccccgccgccgctcctcctgtTCCCGatcccaccgccgccgctgccgcaccGTCCTCGTATGCCCCGGTTGCTCCAgtgtcgtcgccgccgcttcccTTCTGGcgccgtcctcgtcctcgtcgccttccCCCCATCTGGCGCCGGCCTCCCACGATCCCGCAGGACCGGCCTGGcctgccggagccggagacgaagCCCAAGCCGGCGGACGCGCAGATCCCCACTCCGCCGCCAACGACCCCCGTCGGCTCCGCCTGCACCTACGA CAAGTGGGCCGAGGCGGAGCAGCGGTGCCACTGGAAGGTGGTGACGCCCAACACGACGGTGGCCATGGCGTTCGGGCCCCTCGCCGCGCAGAGGTACGGCGCCGACCTCACGCTGCGGGACGCGCTCGACGGCCGCGGCGACATGTACCGCACCCTGCTCCGGGaggccacggcggcgctgctcaACGCGTACTACAACCCGCCcgtttcctcgtcgtcgtcgtcgtcgttcctGTACCCGACCACGGCCAGCGTCatcgaccacctcaacggcgcACTCCTCAGCGCCTCCACGCAGCGGGTGCTCATCGAGGGCGCGCGCTTCCGCCGCGCCAATGCCGGTGGTGGCGGGCCGGCCGGGCGGACCAAGCTGCCCTGCGACTTGACGCCCTGCAATACCACCACCACGAGCTAG